A region of Vigna radiata var. radiata cultivar VC1973A chromosome 6, Vradiata_ver6, whole genome shotgun sequence DNA encodes the following proteins:
- the LOC106763230 gene encoding LOB domain-containing protein 24-like — translation MMISGRCAACKNQRRRCPSDCIFSPYFPANDPQRFASVHKIYGGSNVGKMLQQIPPYLREQTANCLYFEAQCRIQDPVYGCVGIISKLYEQIRNTEIELAQIQTQITCRKLQLLHPNNAETNFNLLPTVQAQSSFQIPAESTNPPQFPWFN, via the exons ATGATGATATCTGGAAGATGTGCAGCTTGCAAGAATCAAAGAAGAAGATGTCCTTCAGATTGCATTTTCTCTCCATACTTTCCTGCCAATGATCCTCAAAGATTTGCTTCTGTTCACAAAATCTATGGTGGCAGTAATGTTGGGAAAATGCTTCAG CAAATTCCACCATACTTACGTGAACAAACTGCAAATTGTTTATACTTTGAAGCACAATGTAGGATTCAAGACCCAGTTTATGGATGTGTTGGGATTATCTCAAAACTGTATGAGCAAATCCGCAATACAGAAATTGAACTTGCTCAAATTCAAACTCAGATTACATGTCGCAAGCTTCAACTCCTGCACCCAAATAATGCAGAAACAAACTTCAACTTGTTGCCAACAGTTCAAGCTCAATCCAGTTTTCAAATACCAGCAGAAAGCACCAACCCTCCACAGTTTCCTTGGTTTaattaa
- the LOC106764268 gene encoding heterodimeric geranylgeranyl pyrophosphate synthase small subunit, chloroplastic, producing the protein MSGTIFLNANATFRVRFRAQARSTLPVKPTPLTLPTPYPHWASLQADIEAHLKQAIPIKEPLEVFEPMHRLVFDSPRTTVPALCLAACELVGGQRRQAMDAAAALLLNLANAHVHEELGLREGSNIALLTGDGIVPLGFELLASGDGPGRGSPERVMRVIIEISRAVGSEGLIDSQHMKKTLEGGNMKRVVEKGEGGLHACGAACGAVVGGGSEEEIERLRRFGFHVGMMRGMAQRGFHNHDVEEHRNLALNELQFFKDTDLRMISTFLNFY; encoded by the coding sequence ATGTCTGGAACCATCTTCCTCAACGCCAACGCCACCTTCAGGGTTCGCTTCCGAGCCCAGGCCCGTTCCACCTTACCCGTAAAGCCCACGCCCCTCACACTACCCACTCCCTACCCTCACTGGGCTTCCTTGCAGGCCGACATCGAAGCCCACCTAAAACAAGCCATTCCCATCAAAGAGCCGCTCGAGGTTTTCGAGCCCATGCACCGCCTCGTCTTCGACTCCCCCCGGACCACCGTCCCCGCTTTATGCCTTGCAGCCTGCGAGCTCGTGGGCGGGCAGCGCCGCCAGGCCATGGACGCTGCGGCGGCCCTGTTACTAAACCTGGCTAATGCGCACGTGCACGAGGAGCTTGGTTTGAGGGAGGGGTCCAACATAGCGCTGCTGACCGGGGATGGGATTGTTCCGCTTGGGTTTGAGTTGTTGGCGAGCGGCGACGGGCCGGGCCGTGGAAGCCCGGAACGGGTGATGCGTGTGATAATCGAGATATCACGTGCGGTGGGTTCGGAAGGGCTGATAGATTCGCAGCACATGAAGAAAACGTTGGAGGGGGGAAACATGAAGCGCGTGGTGGAGAAAGGGGAGGGTGGGTTGCATGCATGCGGCGCCGCCTGTGGTGCGGTGGTCGGAGGTGGGAGTGAGGAGGAGATTGAGAGGCTGAGAAGGTTTGGGTTTCATGTGGGCATGATGAGGGGAATGGCGCAGAGGGGTTTCCACAACCATGATGTTGAAGAACACAGAAATCTCGCACTCAATGAGTTGCAGTTTTTCAAGGACACAGATCTTCGAATGATCTCCACTTTTCTTAATTTCTACTAG
- the LOC106764171 gene encoding mitochondrial acidic protein MAM33, whose translation MWKRAVVGAVGALRRPFSSEGGGISPAVNSMLLRSLKDHYQEVAKMNMPPKVSPPSPFTIVKGALDSHGPVLKRNYGEEEVTVYVMRLSAPEDEDSATDQLFIHVDVFKPSQKESLIFLCGLYEDALGIHSVSMRPKLEDSGYVLIPSQYSGPVFADLDDKMRDALHTYIEERGVNESLFKFLQAWLYVKEHRNLMXWFKTMGLFISGKKPATGV comes from the exons ATGTGGAAGCGAGCGGTAGTGGGCGCCGTGGGTGCTCTCCGGCGGCCGTTCTCGTCGGAAGGTGGCGGTATCTCCCCCGCCGTGAACTCGATGCTTCTCCGCTCTCTGAAGGATCACTATCAAGAAGTCGCCAAAATGAACATGCCCCCC AAAGTGAGTCCTCCGTCCCCGTTCACCATCGTGAAGGGGGCTCTGGACTCACATGGTCCGGTTCTGAAGCGCAACTACGGCGAGGAAGAGGTGACCGTCTACGTGATGCGGCTGTCGGCGCCCGAGGACGAGGATTCTGCCACGGACCAGCTCTTCATCCATGTCGACGTCTTCAAACCCTCGCAGAAGGaatctttgatttttctctgCGGTTTGTACGAGGATGCTCTGGGGATTCACTCTGTTTCCATGAGGCCTAAGCTCGAAGACTCTGGCTACGTCCTCATCCCTTCGCAATACTCTGGCCCTGTTTTCGC GGATCTAGATGATAAGATGAGAGATGCGCTTCACACTTACATTGAGGAACGAGGAGTGAACGAGTCTCTCTTTAAATTTCTTCAAGCGTGGCTATATGTGAAGGAACATCGAAATCTGATGNTGTGGTTCAAAACGATGGGCTTGTTCATTAGTGGAAAGAAACCAGCTACAGGTGTTTAA
- the LOC106763229 gene encoding GDSL esterase/lipase At5g55050, giving the protein MGKKGYVGCFFFTIYGFFILKFGSSEAKMVPALYVFGDSLVDVGNNNYLTLSIAKANHRHYGIDFPTHKPTGRFSNGKNAADFLAEKLGLATSPPYLSLTSTVNNASFMDGVSFASAGAGIFDGSDLRYRQSIPLRKQVDYYSIVQEEMTREIGAAAIQKHLSKSIFVVVIGSNDLFGYFESSDLRKKTTPHQYVDSMLLSLKLQLQRLYDDGARKFEIAGVGTLGCCPEFRLKNKTECVVEVNYWSVKYNEGLQSMLMEWQSENKGIIYSYFDTYAAINDLIQTPASYGFSEVKGACCGLGELNARAPCLPLSNLCPNRQDHIFFDQFHPTEAASLIFVNRLFDGPSGYASPINMRQLVAA; this is encoded by the exons ATGGGTAAAAAAGGTTATGTGGGCTGTTTCTTCTTTACTATCTATGGCTTTTTCATCTTAAAGTTTGGTTCTTCAGAGGCTAAAATGGTTCCAGCTCTGTACGTGTTTGGAGACTCACTCGTGGACGTCGGCAACAACAATTACTTGACTCTTTCCATTGCAAAGGCAAATCATCGTCACTATGGCATTGATTTTCCCACCCACAAACCCACTGGCAGATTTAGCAACGGCAAGAATGCTGCAGATTTTCTTG CTGAGAAATTGGGTTTGGCAACTTCGCCACCTTACCTCTCTCTAACATCAACGGTCAACAATGCATCTTTCATGGATGGTGTTAGCTTTGCCTCCGCAGGTGCTGGAATATTTGATGGTTCTGACTTACGATAT AGACAATCAATACCGCTGAGAAAACAAGTGGACTACTACTCTATTGTGCAAGAGGAAATGACACGAGAAATAGGAGCAGCGGCTATTCAGAAACATCTCTCAAAGTCAATTTTTGTTGTGGTGATTGGCAGCAACGACCTGTTTGGATACTTTGAATCATCAGATCTACGTAAGAAAACCACCCCGCACCAGTATGTTGATTCTATGCTTCTCTCACTAAAATTACAACTACAG agATTATACGATGATGGTGCACGTAAATTTGAGATCGCGGGAGTTGGAACACTGGGATGCTGTCCTGAATTCAGGCTGAAGAACAAAACGGAATGCGTTGTAGAAGTGAATTACTGGTCTGTAAAATATAATGAAGGCCTTCAATCGATGTTGATGGAATGGCAATCAGAGAATAAAGGGATAATCTACTCTTACTTTGACACTTATGCTGCCATCAACGACCTCATTCAGACTCCAGCTTCTTATG GATTTAGTGAGGTAAAAGGTGCTTGTTGTGGACTGGGTGAGCTGAATGCCAGGGCTCCCTGCCTGCCATTGTCAAACCTTTGTCCTAATAGACAAGATCACATCTTCTTTGACCAATTCCATCCTACGGAGGCAGCTTCTCTTATATTTGTTAATAGACTTTTCGACGGCCCTTCAGGTTACGCATCTCCCATTAATATGAGACAACTAGTAGCAGCCTGA
- the LOC106763927 gene encoding protein AMN1 homolog: protein MDKGKGAKALATSLENLDLNPPSNVKSKSSIAHPQFPGFLSKKTKPSSLVSLCVGVIGRHLEDIIVDLSEIAVNLPADIKIVIAAIARRRKLLNDDVLIALADTSWEILDVSGSDVSDSGLIKAAEVCRFIKALDISRCTKITASGISELVKHCHSLETLRCGGCPRSDNTARRCLGIFKPRFDDYVEEDSWEELDTKEIASGAHSLRWLVWPNIDKISLEDFSSECPRVVVNPKSSSPFGFMGTEVPREALQNIILDNEVVKDIDPRTWTVHHRFALKPITQSSSGSTELSVAEKFRLAFEERDNRLAPKRAKNARQHQRRAVRELMLMSTRAKAMVLASQASKSLHGRSL, encoded by the exons atgGATAAAGGTAAAGGTGCCAAAGCATTAGCGACCTCTTTGGAAAACCTTGATTTGAATCCCCCATCCAACGTCAAATCCAAGTCTTCCATTGCCCACCCTCAATTTCCCG GATTTCTATCTAAGAAGACAAAGCCTTCGAGTTTAGTCAGCCTTTGCGTGGGAGTTATTGGAAGGCATCTGGAGGATATTATTGTAGATTTGAGTGAGATTGCTGTCAACTTGCCAGCTGATATAAAG ATAGTGATAGCAGCTATTgctagaagaagaaaattgctGAATGATGATGTCCTGATTGCATTGGCTGATACTTCCTGGGAAATCCTTGATGTCTCTGGCTCAGATGTCTCTGATTCTGGCTTGATAAAAGCAGCTGAAGTATGTAGATTCATTAAAGCTCTGGATATAAG CCGATGCACCAAAATTACTGCTAGTGGTATATCTGAGCTTGTGAAGCACTGCCATTCGTTGGAGACACTGAGATGCGG AGGGTGTCCAAGGAGTGACAACACTGCACGGAGGTGCTTGGGTATATTTAAACCAAGATTTGATGATTATGTGGAGGAGGATTCTTGGGAGGAGCTGGATACGAAAGAAATTGCTAGTGGTGCACACTCACTCAGGTGGCTAGTATGG CCAAACATTGATAAAATTTCTTTGGAGGACTTTTCTAGTGAGTGCCCACGTGTTGTTGTAAATCCCAAGTCATCATCACCCTTTGGGTTCATGGGAACTGAGGTTCCGAGGGAAGCATTGCAAAATATCATATTGGACAACGAAGTTGTCAAGGATATTGATCCCAGAACATGGACAGTGCATCATAGGTTTGCTTTGAAACCCATCACTCAATCTTCTTCAGGCTCCACTGAATTATCAGTAGCTGAAAAATTCAGACTTGCATTTGAGGAAAGGGACAACCGATTAGCTCCAAAGAGAGCTAAAAATGCTCGGCAACATCAGCGTCGTGCGGTGCGGGAATTGATGCTGATGAGCACGAGAGCCAAGGCAATGGTCTTAGCCTCACAAGCAAGCAAGTCTCTTCACGGTCGAAGCTTATAG
- the LOC106764882 gene encoding uncharacterized protein LOC106764882 has product MMGQIVRRKKKGRPSKTDLARRSGQSPAASQPDLRRSRRRRNVRYNIDYDDYLDEEDEDEEEDERRREKKKLKLVVKLNNNEEEDDDEDDDTPNHVGAREVHAQEEKGEEEEDEGEEEEEEEEEGNEEAEELEEERQAKGRKVDSKRLHSVSVLGTPSKVPPGIPLPDKRTLELILDKLQKKDTYGVYAEPVDPEELPDYHDVIEHPMDFATVRKKLANGSYPTLEQFESDVFLICSNAMQYNAAETIYHKQARSIQELARKKFEKLRFDFDRSQSELKSEQKTRSNSLVKKSAKKPLGHTSQEPIGSDFSSGATLATIGDVLPTSHPMQGVVCERPGNIDGLVEGNAFIIDASQEKAEDYISGRGLLSKLGRKQSMQDMERRATYNMSNPPVTRSDSVFTTFEGEVKQLVTVGLQAEHSYARSLARFAATLGPTAWRIASQRIQQALPPGCKFGRGWVGEYEPLPTPVLKLDNLAQQQPILGTKTQSTAELIKADKNCKNVESTVEHPVNGPIHEGKQSSVCSSSGLTSDGKSSLFGSAGSRPNSHDNLFYPQPNVQTRNLNKSENKGLKQVELNSLPSSDQNNASLVAKLTSNTPAAVSKPREMIPSNLTILPSMPFKQPDTNGVVGGELPNGKVRNTSLNRRMPGASSESTSNQTGRSAPFVAHGQEQTLSDPVQLMRMLAEKTQKQQTSSSSNHSPADTPPVTPSVPSGRREDLSNASAAAARAWMSVGAAGFKQGPEISSSPKNQISAESLYNPAREFHQPFSRIRGEFSPGGTPFQSEKNNFPFQALVPQSQPIQLVGASQFPNRPMVFPQVAASDLSRFQIPPWRGIRPHSQPRQKQETLPPDLNIGFQPPGSPAKQSSGVLVDSQQPDLALQL; this is encoded by the exons ATGATGGGTCAGATCGTgcggaggaagaagaaagggcGTCCATCCAAGACAGATCTAGCACGCCGCTCCGGTCAATCTCCGGCAGCCTCCCAGCCAGACCTACGACGGAGCCGCCGTCGCCGGAATGTGCGCTACAACATCGACTACGACGACTACCTTGACGAGGAAGATGAGGACGAGGAAGAGGACGAGAGGAGGCGCGAAAAGAAGAAGCTCAAACTAGTGGTGAAGCTCAACAACAACGAAGAAGAGGACGATGACGAGGACGACGACACGCCGAATCATGTAGGGGCGCGTGAGGTGCACGCGCAGGAGGAAAAGGGggaagaggaggaggatgagggagaagaggaagaggaggaggaggaggaaggaAATGAGGAGGCGGAGGAGCTAGAAGAAGAGCGTCAG gcaaaaggaagaaaagtggATTCTAAAAGGCTCCACTCAGTTTCAG TATTAGGAACTCCGTCGAAGGTTCCACCTGGGATTCCGTTGCCTGACAAGAGGACCCTGGAGTTGATCCTTGACAAGCTTCAGAA GAAGGACACATATGGTGTGTATGCTGAACCAGTTGATCCAGAAGAG CTTCCTGATTATCATGATGTGATTGAGCATCCAATGGACTTTGCCACAGTGAGGAAGAAATTGGCAAATGGATCCTATCCTACCTTGGAACAATTTGAG AGTGATGTATTTTTGATTTGCTCGAATGCAATGCAATACAATGCAGCGGAGACTATATACCACAAACAG GCAAGATCGATACAAGAACTGGCTAGGAAAAAGTTTGAGAAGTTACGGTTTGACTTTGATCGCTCTCAGAGTGAGCTGAAGTCTGAACAAAAAACTAGATCTAATTCCCTGGTTAAGAAGTCAGCAAAGAAGCCGCTGGGTCATACTTCACAGGAACCAATTGGCTCTGATTTTTCGTCAGGTGCAACTCTTGCTACTATTGGAGATGTATTGCCAACATCCCATCCAATGCAAGGTGTCGTTTGTGAAAGGCCTGGAAATATTGATGGTCTTGTGGAAGGCAATGCTTTCATTATTGATGCAAGTCAAGAGAAAGCAGAAGACTACATATCAG GGAGGGGTCTGCTTTCCAAGTTGGGAAGGAAACAATCTATGCAAGATATGGAGCGTCGTGCAACTTATAATATGTCTAATCCACCAGTTACTAGATCGGATTCTGTATTTACGACATTTGAGGGTGAAGTGAAGCAGCTGGTTACT GTTGGACTTCAAGCTGAGCACTCCTATGCCAGGAGTTTGGCTCGTTTTGCTGCAACTCTAGGACCTACAGCTTGGAGAATCGCTTCCCAGAGGATTCAGCAGGCACTACCACCTGGCTGTAAATTTGGTCGTGGTTGGGTTGGAGAGTATGAACCACTTCCCACACCTGTATTAAAGCTTGATAATCTTGCCCAGCAGCAACCTATTTTGGGGACTAAGACGCAGTCTACTGCTGAGTTAATAAAGGCTGACAAAAATTGTAAGAATGTGGAATCCACCGTTGAACATCCTGTTAATGGACCAATCCATGAGGGAAAACAGTCTTCTGTGTGTTCTAGTAGTGGGCTTACATCGGATGGCAAATCATCTTTGTTTGGTTCTGCTGGATCAAGACCCAATTCTCATGACAATCTCTTTTATCCGCAGCCCAATGTCCAAACTAGGAACCTCAACAAGTCTGAGAACAAGGGTTTGAAACAAGTGGAATTGAACTCTTTACCCTCCAGTGATCAGAATAATGCCAGTCTAGTTGCAAAGCTTACAAGTAATACTCCTGCAGCAGTGTCTAAGCCCAGAGAAATGATACCTAGTAACTTGACTATTTTACCGTCTATGCCTTTCAAGCAGCCAGATACCAACGGAGTTGTTGGTGGAGAGTTGCCCAATGGAAAAGTAAGGAATACTAGTTTAAACAGACGGATGCCTGGTGCGTCATCCGAAAGTACGTCAAATCAAACAGGTAGATCAgctccttttgttgcccatggACAGGAGCAGACTCTTAGTGACCCAGTTCAATTGATGAGGATGTTAGCCGAAAAGACACAAAAACAACAGACTTCTAGTTCATCCAATCATTCTCCTGCTGACACCCCACCAGTGACCCCATCAGTTCCATCGGGACGGAGAGAGGATTTGAGCAATGCTTCAGCAGCAGCTGCCCGTGCATGGATGTCTGTTGGTGCAGCAGGTTTTAAACAAGGACCTGAAATTTCTAGTTCACCCAAAAATCAGATTTCTGCAGAATCATTGTACAACCCAGCGAGAGAGTTCCATCAGCCCTTTTCACGAATTAGGGGAGAGTTTTCTCCTGGTGGAACGCCTTTCCAGTCTGAGAAGAACAATTTTCCATTTCAGGCACTTGTACCGCAATCTCAACCTATTCAACTAGTTGGTGCTTCACAGTTTCCAAACAGACCTATGGTCTTCCCTCAAGTAGCAGCTTCTGACTTGTCAAGATTTCAGATACCACCATGGCGGGGTATCCGACCTCACAGTCAACCAAGACAGAAACAGGAAACACTTCCTCCTGACCTGAACATTGGTTTCCAACCTCCTggttcacctgcaaaacaatcATCTGGTGTGCTGGTTGACTCTCAGCAACCAGACCTTGCTTTGCAACTGTGA